TTTTCTGTGAGGGTCTGCATCTCTTTCCCTTCAAATGCCTTAACTTGAACCTAAAAGTCAGCATGTTTTTAGCTTCTAAAGACAGAATCCAGATGCTGTCTGTGTTGAAAGCATAGTACAGTCTCTGGTCCATGTCGAAAGCTGAGCTCATCATTTAGAGTAAAATGACCACTTTCATGTAGACAGACCCAGTCAACTCCTTGTGAATGAATCTACAACCTGCACTGATGCAATCAGGAGTTGAAATGGGGTTGTCATCAGAGTTCCCAGAGCAGCTGAAAGACAAGAACAGGCAGAGTAAACCCAGGACTGTGAGGCATGCCAGTCAGATTACAGTCACACATTCCATCAGTGCTGAGCAAAACAGGAAACCAGGAGTGCTGCAGTGAGagttctctttccccctctcaggcctctctctgaatgtcttcttcttcttcttcttcttcagtgtTTCATGCTTGTTAACAAACCAGAGAATGGTGCATTACCACCACCAACTGGGCAGAAGAGTGAAGCAGCAGCAACTATGTGTtaccaacagagagaaaaggagaaaaaaagtataCTGCATTCTTTCTGCCAGATCTGATTCCCTAAAATGGACTTTATTAGTTTAACCTTGGCATGATTACACAAATAATCCCATATTTGTGTAATCATTGCCTGTAACCTTATTATAAGTTGGGATGTCTCCCATCATACTGACCTCAATGCAGGAGTACATGTCCTGCAGTGGACTGCTGCAGTGCATACATGCTCCAGAACAGGACTCCATACAAACATGTGTAATCATAGGCATCTCCCTCTGGCCCTCTGCTCCTCATGCTCACTTGCTTCTGGATTTtatcacagtgtctctttctcccttctctgtTCCCAGACTCTTCACAAATCTGTTTGCAGATGTGCTTACCCTGTCTGTGGAGTTTGAAGAATGACTAAGACACCTCATATAACATGTCCTACCTACATCTGGACTTGCATTGATGTAATGCCTCTCAGGGCTACAAAAGAGCCAGgtcacacctccaccctctcagctcacacacctccaccctctcagctcacacacctccaccctctcaggtcacacctccaccccctcaggtcacacctccaccctctcaggtcacacctccaccccctcaggtcacacctccaccctctcagctcacacctccaccctctcagctcacacctccaccctctcaggtcacacctccaccccctcagctcacacctccaccctctcagctcacacctccaccctctcagCTCATACCTCCACCCCCTCAAgtcacacctccaccctctcagctcacacctccaccccctcaggtcacacacctccaccctctcagctcacacctccaccctctcagctcacacctccaccccctcaggtcacacctccaccctctcagctcacacctccaccctctcagctcacacctccaccctctcagctcacacctccaccccctcaggtcacacctccaccctctcagctcacacctccaccctctcagctcacacacctccaccctctcagctcacacacctccaccctctcagctcacacctccaccctctcaggtcacacacctccaccctctcagCTCACACCTCTACCCTCTAAACTCACTCCTCTATCCTCTCAggtcacacacctccaccctctcagctcacacacctccaccctctcagctcacacctccaccctctcagctcacacctccaccctctcagctcacacctccaccctctcagGGAAATGAGCAGTATTGCCAATAGCTTTACTGTAGAGTCCACTAGAgcatctccatctcctctcctgACTCATGTCTGAAATTCAGGAATGCATGTTGCCACTCCTGAATGACCTATACATATATGGGCAGAATAGCACAGTACATAACTCCTCACAGAGGGATTATACCTATAATATAAGGAAACCCACTGACCGAGTGTTCCTGTTTCTGGTCTGGTCCAAACTTCTTACGACGctttgtgtcactgtgtctgtgctcCCAACATTCTTCCAATGCTACCTATGTAGGATGATATTCACTGCGACCTTGTAGGGGGACCCAGAATACCACTGCTCACTCATACTAACGTTTGAGGGatcttccctgtctctccatGGAGGGATGACATGACAGGATAAGTCAAACCCCAACAGACACCCCAAAACAATCAGAACTTGTCTGCACTCAGTCATCATATTCTCCAGGTGAATGCTAAATGTCAGGTTGGTGCCCAAACAGCTTTAGGTTCAGGTCTGTTCTAGTTCCTCTTTTTGAGATGTATATAATCTGGTCTTTGCTGTAGAGACCTGGAAATCCCGTTTATCTGTCCATATGTAAGTCCATCACTGACCACTCACTACAATAAtataacatttcacaaacccTCACCAGGTTTCTTAACCTGGGACAAGAACCTCCATGTGGAGGAAAGCCAGCCTGATAGCCACATCCAACCAGTGTCCGGGAtcctgacacactctctcagtttaagtctAGAGTAAAGACCTACCTATTCAGCCTAGGATATAGATAATCATCTTAGCCAAAGGGGTTGAGGCGGTGGACTGTGGTCATGGAATGTTTTAGTGAACTTCTCAActtccttctcaagatttctcctatttttccctagcatctgggttttttgaggagttttttcttgcccgctatgaggatcaagtcagggggtgccaccctgctctggttgttgtaattctgtgggcatgtaaagccctttgagactgtaaacagtgatattgggctttaaataaacttaaacttgaaactgagATGTCGATGCTTTCTCCTCTATTCACATCACTCAGGTTTATTCATATACTATCACTCAGGTTTATTCACATCACTATCACTCAGGTTTATTCACATCACTATCACTCAGGTTTATTCACATCACTCAGGTTTATTCACATCACTATCACTCAGGTTTATTCACATCACTATCACTCAGGTTTGCTGACAATGGACTGGAGAGGTGTTGATGTCTCAGGGACCCCAAATGGCCGTGCGGCCCTCTgcttcccccctctcttttgttttttgggtcaACGCTGCGTTAATGAGGACTGCCGGGGCACTAGTGCTGCACTTGAATCAGGAtgaaaatcattctaaaacacCTCAAAAACTCTGCCACATGCCTCAGGTTCCTTAACTATCTCTTCATTTACCTTCATCTagccccaaccctaaccctaaccttaaccctaacccttctCTGCTGGGGTCTCCATTCTGAGATCTATAAGGTTCCAATCCCAAACGTCTGCTCCCAGAATGAGGCCTACATACTCCTGTCTCTCCTGCCTGGACCTCCTGCAGGCCCCTGTTCTGAGCCAGAAGCCCACCTGTGATGCTACTCAGCCTGACTATGAGCCAAGAACAACCTGTCCTTTATAGCCACACCAAAATCCCAGTTTTAACTGTAGCAAAGCTAATCGTTCTCGACCACTATACGGTTAgtcttaaagacaaactcaCTGATATGACCACTGCttggttatcaaattaatctatatctgaTACCACCTAGAGCGCCTAGAACCTTGAATATAAACTCTTTTATACTATAAACAAATCACTGTACACACtctatactgtatactgtacatAATTGTACAAACCTTTGAATCTGTTTAACATGGACTCATTCTACACTgtgaatatatattttatgtgctggccagaggaggatgggctccccctgttaagccttggttcctcccaaggtttcttcctcttATTCACTCCATTAGGGAGTTTTCCCTTGCCACTGCTGCCTTGGGCTTTCTCAGTGGGGGTTCAGGCACTGATCGCTgtgaagctgctttgagacaattttgattgcAAAAAGCGCTACACAAATAAACTAGAATTTCAACTTGAAGTATTGACATGCAATTGAAGGTTTGGCTGTGGTTTCAGACATGTTTCCTGAACATAAACCACACCAGCAGCCATCTGATTGGAACTACTGGATCTGGAGATCTGATTCACTGAAAGGTTCTGTCAAAATATGACTGACCCGTGGTGCTGAAACAGAAATTCATGGCAGAACTACAAAAACCATTCCCCaaaccatcacatcacacactcagtgatTAACCGCTCTCAGTGAAGATCTGAGTTtatcatgtctgtttgtgtggactGACATAAACCTAAATCACATACATCTAggtataaaatataataatggTTTGGGGAAAAAGAGTTAATGTCTTCAAGAAAATACTTCTGAAGACATTACCACAAACACAGTACAAGCACAAAAACCAGACTGACAAGAAATGGACAACGGTGTGGGAAAGGTGACCTCAGATTGCCCTCTGCTGACTGCACTGCCCCTGCTTTGTGACACGGTGTATAAACCACAGTAAATCCCCATATCACTAATGACAATCACGCAGGTGAAATTCTGCCTCCGCTTTCCCTTTCCTCTGGCACCGCAGACACCTGCCCTCATCAGGTCTGATTCTGTGATGCACTGTGTGGGACTGAGCCCTGGATAACAGACAACACATGACTACACCATCACGCATCAAACACATAATGTAAATAACCACAACTGAACTGAGCATtctcaaaggaaaagaaaagaaaaaaaaaaacgctttagACCAGCAATCCTCCTTCCTCATGACAGCCATTTAACCCCGTGTGGTAGCACGGGGATATTCACTCTGGAGTATGACACGGTTTGCGTGGTCTAAAGACAACTCGGCTTTTCCACTCTAGTTTGTCTGCATCTTTGTTGCTATGGTGCCTTAAATAACCTAATTAGTGTTacatggaatgtgtgtgtgtttgtgcgtgtgtgtgtgtgttcgggtATAAAAAGCCTGCATAATACgtgattcagacagacagaccataaGATGTTCTCCTCTAATCTCCTCACCTTCACCCTCACTGTCCTGGCCAGTCTGCTGCTGCAGCGTGTCATCACGCTCAGGCTTCCCGGGGCTGACGACGACAACCAGCACAGATTCACAAGACAATATTCAGAGGTAAACACACCCCATGACACTGcgcactcacacagtcacacagcctGTCTGTTAGTGCAACAGCCTCTGGCAAATTTAAATAGTTTTCAGCGAACATTCGGCTCGCTTTTCAAACTAGTTGGAATAATAGTCTTTCGTGAAAGTTTGTTTTGATACGttatgatatatttttttacatagTTTGTGTCACTTTTCAACCTGTGACAAGTTCAGTGCCGGAAACGCTTCACTATCATTATGCAGGGGTTCATGTTTCAGAATCTCTGTGTTTGGTTTAAAGAGCAGTAATGAGATTCCACGGAGTCTGGAAATGGAAGACTTCACTTTCAAAGTACTCCCGACTAGTGGCCGTGTGAGTACCCCGAGCATACTCCGGCTTCACCCCGCCTCAGTGAAACCATCGCACCTGCACGCAAATTTACCACTCCGCTTTGGCCGTGACGACGGAATGTCCAAGTCCACAATCAACCTCCCGCAGCGTTTTGGCCGCGCGCAGGAGAAGGACGGCTTAATTTATCCGCACGTGTGCACTCAGTGCCGACGATCCGGAAGTCCACCATCTGCGACACTTCCGCAGAGGTTTGGACGAGGGGACCTCTTCAATCGAGAACCATTTCGCAATCTGGTTATGTCTACTCGCGCCATGAAGTCACCGTTCCTTGATGACAGGTAGAAAAGTGTGAATATGTCATGAATAAAGAATCAAAGTGCAAATCACTTCATGATGAATATGTGAGAAGctgctttttcattatttctgtttcGGGGGCGGGGGGATAATgcttgagggtttttttttttttttttaccaaaatcTCTCACTTGTCCTTGAGCTTTGAAGTTATTGTCTAATTTGATCTTTCCCACAGGACACTTGAGAATGCCTATGAAGACGAAATGATGAAGAACCCAAAGTATGTGGATTTAGAAACGTTTTAAAGAACTTAAAATGGTCTGAGAGACGGTGGCTCAGTTTGTGCATATGTGCCTGTTTCACTAAATTATGAACCCCAACCAAATTTTCTTATTCTGTATAACTGCGTCTGTACTTATTTCTATAGCCACTGTTTTCGTCTGCATGTAATATGTCCATGTAaagtcaaaattaaaatatttccttGATTAATGAAATTATAAATTACGTGTGTAATATTCCTAGCTCAGCTCTTGTGACTGGGAACAGGGGGGTAATTACACTGAATCCTCGTCATTTGTAGGAAATGAAGTGCAGTAATGAGAACCCTAGGAAAGACCCTTTCACATAAAATGCTGAAACTGTAGGTGTAACGACGTTAAGCACCGAGTGCGGGATATCAATGACCTCGCtacgcatacacacatcccAAAATATGGTGTCTTTGCGTAAAATCAcctaacacacgcacaaaagaagaagacgacgaagaagaaggagagaaaatccAGTTACGACTGCTCGTTTTGACATTTACAAAACGCATTTTCAATTAATCTCAATACAGAGTGATAAGTAACAAATCAGTCTCAGCTCTGGTCACGAACCCCTTTcaagtcactctctctctcttaaataaAACAAGGAACATCCACCACTAAAACACTGTCACGCGTGGACTCCTTACTCGAGTGTGACTGAATAACCCTGGAGCAGCGCCAGGCCCCAGGCCGCTTTCGGAGAGCAGGATGTTGTGTGACTCGGGCCCTCTGCAGCACAATACTACGGAGTTAAAAAGCTACAAAATGTCGCAAACAAACATAATGTGATTTATAAATGCCCCACGATTCGCAAATATACACACCATTCTTTACAAATACAACACGCACCTCTCAAACAAACGCAATGtgctttacaaaaacaaaacacggctatcaaaaaaaataaataaataaaataattacaatGTGTTTTGCAAGTGCCACTTACAAACAAATGCTGGGCAGGTTCCACGTATGTAAAGAaagaatgcaaataaataagcgacattttgcatgtctgtgtcatcGCTTctacaaatgcaacacattttttttccacaagtaCACAGCAACACACGTCATTTGTAGATCATAGGACTTTTGGCACTGTTTTTCCGCTTGTACGCGTTGTAAATACAAATGCCCTGATTTTCTCACTAATGGGCTGAGCACCAAAACAGCAGGTGGCGCCAAAGAGACACCTAACTTCCATTCAGCTCATTTCAAAGGCGTTGCCTCCGATTTCTCCAGATCAGTCAGAGCGCGTGGATATGGTGTTTCAACATGAGCggtcatgtttaaaatgaataacgTGATTCATATTCACTACGTTTTGCTGATTCAGATGCCTTTGACCAGCTGTGTAGAGACTTCTAATTTCACTTGCATGAAGCGGTGACCTGACCACATGTCTCCCATCTTAACTAGGCCTACAACCTGCAACTTGTTATTTCGCATAATTCTGAGTATTAACACTGACCAATTTatatctctccttctttatttcttttcggaaaaaaaattaaaagcgAATCATGCGTTTTCACGCACAGATCCATGAGTAAGTAAATAAGTTAATATAATAAATAGGCTACATCAGCACAGACGTTTAAAGTGTTAAACAAAACGATGCTTCATCCAAGATTTTACGTTTCTTAAACATTTGACGGCCAATTCTAAAAGCAAATTCCTAAAAGAAAACCTACAGACCGGTCTGTCCTGAGCGTCAGCGTGATCTGTTGTCACAGAATCAAAATAGGAAAACCCCGGTCAACAGAACTGAAAACTGTAACACTTAACGCCACGATTCGGCTTGCAGTTCGACGGAGGCTGGCCATTGTGATCTCACGGGTCCCACGTCAGTACTCCAAATAGTCAGTGATGTTTATCAGGACACCGCACCTGTTTAGCAGGTCGACAGTGTCGTTACTTAGGGTCGCCGGAGTTGATTTTATTCGATGGCGCCTCACTGAATGAACTGTAGCGGCCGTGAAAGAAGCGCACTGTGGAGAGGACGGTGCGGTTTAATAAGAGGAGTTCATTCGGAAACCCACTCTGACTATCAGATCACGCCACCTAGACGCAGGTAGGCCTGATAGAAACGGACGACTGAaatggggggggtggggcgcTGATTTAGAGGGCTGTGGTGTGCCCTAACCACTGTGCTTCTCTTTAAATTCTTTAAACCTCATTAACGTAAAGGCACTGAGACGGTGTTTCACCTGTATGGTGTTACGCTCTGACGatacaaaaagacagaaattaaCCTGGGCAGGCACGGCTGCGCAGtggatagcgctgtcgcctcacagctacagggtgtgtgtgtgtctgccctgcaatggactggcgacctgtccagggtgtctccctgcGTTATGCCCAATAAACGCTGGGGTAGCTTGAAGGTTATTTGCTGAGGAAGGTGTTTCCTGTGTTTAAGGTGGGAAACACCGTTTTACTAACCACTGTCAGTAGTTTGACTGTGTGCCGTGAGATTCGCGGATTTCAGTCACAATTACCAGTCACATATTTACAAATGTAGGCCAGAGATTTTCTGtaatataattttattattgtcattgttaTCAGCCTGTTACCAAAGGTATTTGGATTCTGTAACTATGTGCATCACTGCTGAGTTTTaattaaatgtgtatatgtgtgtgtgtccatgtgtgtgcatgtttgtgtgtgtgtgtgtgtgtgttaagacgTTGTTGTAACTTGTTATCAGAACAACAGGTAGAGTGCTTTCGTAGGTCAGGTTGGCCTTTTTTGGACTCTGCTGTGCTGTCGTGTGTGAAGTGGACCACCTGGTTTCATGACTCATCAGGGACACCAGCGTTCTCTAACACCCTCACAACCTTCTCCAAAAAATGAccccagatacacacacacacacccttacaggtgagaacacagacacacacacatacacctttacaggtgaaagcacacacataccattacagatgagaacacacacacacacaccctttcaggtgaaaacacacacacacacaccgttacaggtgagatcacacacacacacacacccttacaggtgagaacacacacacacagacatacacacactcttcccttTGAGCATagctacacacactcacacacacaaatcaaacaggaGAAAGAACATACGCTTACGAGacacttcctttctctccacatcttttctttctttcatttcaaactctGCAGTCAAACTATAAGgcactgagaaaaaagaaataaaatattaaaaaggagATCAAATCAGTCAactttttttaactttgattAGTGGATTTTCAAAGtaacaaacatttataaaacaatTGCTTCTAAGTTATTAAAATCAGTTAACTTTAAGTGATTTTATTGGTTAGTCAGTAACGAAAAATTATAAttaacttttgtttttgactaTCAACTTAAATACTCAAATTCTTAATTCTTAAATTCTTAATTCTTTATTTAATATTCTTCATTCAGTTACTCACTTACTGAATCATCAAAATATTATTCGAGTCCTGTATCATCCCCGGGATTCCATGCTTTCCATTTTATGTTACGTTGTGTTATATTGTATTATGTTGTGTTATATTGTATTatgttgtgttatattgtgttgtgctgtgctgtactgtcccgtgttgtgttgtgttaagttatgttgtgttgtgttgtgctgtgttttgtagGTTGGTGTCCAGTTGTATCATGTATCACGTGCTGTATACACACAGTCTTCTCTATGGGTCTGACTGTATGAACACATTTCAGTCCAGTTATGGATAAACTGATCTCTGTTTTATGATAACGTtcactctctgtgatgtgttttatgataaagttcactctctgtgatgtgttttatgataaagtgcactctctgtgatgtgttttatgataaagttcactctctgtgatgtgttttctgataaagtgcactctctgtgatgtgttttatgataaagttcactctctgtgatgtgttttatgataaagttcactctctgtgatgtgttttatgataaagGTCActctctgtaatgtgttttatgataaagtgcactctctgtgatgtgttttctgataaagtgcactctgtaatgtgttttctgataaagttcactctctgtgatgtgttttctgataaagtgcactctctgtgatgtgttttctgataaagttcactctctgtgatgtgttttatgataaaggtcactctctgtgatgtgttttctgataaagtgcactctctgtgatgtgttttatgataaagtgcactctgtaatgtgttttctgataaagttcactctctgtgatgtgttttctgataaagtgcactctctgtgatgtgttttatgataaaggtcactctctgtgatgtgttttatgataaaggtcactctctgtgatgtgttttctgataaagtgcactctctgtgatgtgttttctgataaagtgcactctctgtgatgtgttttctgataaagttcactctctgtgatgtgttttatgataaaggtcactctctgtgatgtgttttctgataaagtgcactctctgtgatgtgttttatgataaagttcactctctgtgatgtgttttctgataaagtgcactctctgtgatgtgttttatgataaaggtcactctctgtgatgtgttttatgataaagGTCActctctgtaatgtgttttatgataaagttcactctgtgatgtgttttctgataaagttcactctctgtgatgtgttttatgataaagttcactctgtgatgtgttttctgataaagtgcactctgtgatgtgttttatgataaagtgcactctctgtgatgtgttttctgataaagtgcactctctgtgatgtgttttatgataaagtgcactctgtgatgtgttttatgataaagtgcactctgtgatgtgttttctgataaagttcactctgtgatgtgttttatgataaagttcactctgtgatgtgttttctgataaagtgcactctctgtgatgtgttttatgataaagtgcactctctgtgatgtgttttctgataaAGTGCACTCTCTGTCTTTAGTCTGAGAAATGTGTGGAGGAGCAGGGCATGTCACCGTCCTGTTTCCTGGTCTCTGCGCTCAGTTCACCATCCGGCCATCATCACAGGACATTTTCACTATGGCCACGGAGGGACCATGCTGCCTGAGTACGCGTCATTTACAGCATTCATCATTTAACGACCTcatatatatgtaaacatacatacaacTTATACAGAAAAATACCATCCCAGTTTCAACACTAACCTAACACGTCTCAATCCCTCATTTAATCTCTACTGAAGATCTCTTAATCTCTACTGAAAATCTCTTAATCTCTTCTGAAGTTCTCTTAATCTCTACTGAAGTTCTCTTAATCTCTACTGAAGATCTCTTAATCTCTACTGAAGATCTCTTAATCTCTACTGAAGATCTCTTAATCTCTTCTGAAGATCTCTTAATATCTACTGAAGATCTCTTAATATCTACTGAAGTTCTGTTAATCTCTACTGAAGTTCTCTTAATCTCTACTGACTCTCACTCACAGCCCCGTTTTATCAGTATTGTGTTATCACTGCAttaaagatat
This sequence is a window from Chanos chanos chromosome 12, fChaCha1.1, whole genome shotgun sequence. Protein-coding genes within it:
- the npvf gene encoding pro-FMRFamide-related neuropeptide VF translates to MFSSNLLTFTLTVLASLLLQRVITLRLPGADDDNQHRFTRQYSESSNEIPRSLEMEDFTFKVLPTSGRVSTPSILRLHPASVKPSHLHANLPLRFGRDDGMSKSTINLPQRFGRAQEKDGLIYPHVCTQCRRSGSPPSATLPQRFGRGDLFNREPFRNLVMSTRAMKSPFLDDRTLENAYEDEMMKNPKLVSSCIMYHVLYTHSLLYGLRNVWRSRACHRPVSWSLRSVHHPAIITGHFHYGHGGTMLPESLNIY